Sequence from the Paeniglutamicibacter cryotolerans genome:
GATTCGATCCGGCCAGGACGGTGCGGCAGGACGAACAGGTGCCGCAGCCGCGCTGGCGGGGGTCCGGGCACTGGCACAGCAGGGCGGCGGCGAAGGCACGTGCCGCATTTGACCGTCCGGAACCCGGGGGACCGGTAAACAGCCAAGCGTGGGCCGGCGCGTTCTCGGCAGCCGAACGGCGCAGCTGGGCGATCGCTGCATCCTGCCCCGGCAGGTCGTCCCAGACGTTGCTCACAGTCCGGCCACCCGTGCGTGGATCGAGGTGGCCAGCTCGGCGATCGGTGCGCCGGCATCAAGGACCAGATAGCGTTCGGGGGCCGCGGCGGCCAGCGCGGCGAACGCCGCCCGGATGCGCATGTGGAAGTCATCGGGCTCGGACTCCATCCGGTCCTCGGCGGCCTCGCCCGCCGTACGCCGTGCCCGGCCCGCAGTGGCGCTGACATCGAGCAGTACCGTCAGGTCCGGCAGCAGCCCGCCCGTGGCCCACTCGTTGATGCACGCCACATCCCCGGTGCCCAGCCCGCGGCCAACGCCCTGGTAGGCGATGGAGGAGTCGACGTAGCGGTCCGAAATCACGATGTTCCCGGCCTCCAACGCCGGTACGATGACCTGCTGTACGTGGGCGGCGCGGGCCGCCGCGAAGATCAGCGCTTCGGTGCGGGCATCAACGGCCCCCTGGCCGTGGTCCAGCACGAGGGAACGCAGGCGCTCGCCGATTTCCGTGCCACCGGGTTCGCGCGTGGGCAGCACCTCGCGGCCGGCCCCACGCAAGAAGTCGGCGAGCAGCCGGGCCTGGGTGGACTTGCCGGCACCGTCGCCGCCCTCGAAAACGATGAAGCGGCCGGGAAACATGGGGAAGGTCTGCTGCGGGGTCACCGTCCTAGCCTATCGTCCGTAACAGTTCGACGAGATTCGATGGAGGGTAAAGTGCGCGGGCATAGGCTTGGTTCCATGGATTCGCACGAACGCCCCGATTGGGCCCCGGACACCCTCGTAGTTTCGGCCGGCCGGCCACCACACACACCGGATTCGCCGGTGAACCCGCCGATAGTGCTTTCCTCCACGTTCCGCGGCACCGGGACCCCGGGCGCCGGTGAGCGGGTCTACGGCCGCTTCACGAATCCCACCTGGGACCCGCTCGAACAAGCCATTGCACAACTCGAATGCTCAGAGCTGCCGGCTCTGGTCTATGCCTCGGGAATGGCGGCCGTCGCCTCGGCATTCTCGCTGCTTCCGGCCGGCGGGACGCTCGTGGTTCCGCGCCATGCATACAACGGTTCACTGGCCCTGGCGGCCGACCTGGCGACTCGCTACGGAATCGTAGTGCGCGAGGCGGCATTGGAGGACACCGAGGCCACCATCGCGCTGCTCGACGGCGCCGACATGATCTGGCTCGAGTCCCCGACCAATCCGATGCTCGAGGTCGCTGACCTGCCGGCGCTGATTGCGGCGGCCCGCGCTGCGGGAGTGCTGGTGGTGGTCGACAACACGTTCGCCACCCCGTTGTTGCAGCGCCCGCTGACCCTGGGCGCCGACGTGGTGGTGCATTCGGCCACCAAGTACATGGGCGGGCATTCGGACGTGGTGCTCGGAGCGGTGGTAAGCAGCGACGAGGCGCTGCACGCCCGGCTGCACGGGCATCGGACCCTGCACGGGGCCATTGCCGGGCCGTTCGAGGCCTGGCTGACGCTGCGCGGGATCAGGACGATGGCGCTGCGGGTGGAACGTGCCGAGGAAAACGCCACGGAACTGGCCCGGCGCCTCTCCCGGCACCCCGCCATCGACGCGGTGCGCTATCCGGGCCTGCCCACCGACCCCGGCTACGGCCGGGCCAAGGCGCAGATGGACGGGTTCGGTTCGATCCTGGCCATCGAGGTGGCGGGCGGTGCGGACCGCGCCGAGAAGCTGCTCGAGGCACTCGAGCTGTGGACGCCCGCGACCAGTCTGGGCGGGGTCGAGTCGTTGGCCGAGCGCCGGCGCAGGCACCCCTCGGAGCCGGTCTCGGTTCCGGAGAACCTGATCCGGCTTTCGGTGGGCATCGAGAACATCGAGGACCTGTGGACCGACCTGGCTGGGGCGCTGGAGCGAAGCGCCTAGTCCGTCCGGGTCGCCCGGAGGTGCTGGGCCGTCGCCTCGACCCCGTCGAGCAGCGCCTCAATACCCATCTGGTACGCATCGGCGTCATCGAGCATTGACAGGGGATCGCGCAGCGCGTTGACGTGCGGATGGGTGGAGGGGCTCATCGGCAGCGAGCGCCGGAACCAGGCGCTGGTGTCCTCGAGGGGGCCCGATGCCCGGGCCGCCTCGCTGCGGGCAATGCCGGAGGTGTAGGCCAGGACGTAGGTCGAGATGGCGGCGTAGTGCCGCACCAGGTCATCGCCGCGCAGCCCGGCCTCGGAAAGGCACTCGAGCGTGAGTTCGACGACGTCCAGTTCGGCCGGCCCCTCGGTGCTCAACAAGATGGCGTGTTCGCCGATGGCCGGGTACTCCATGTACAGGTCGTAGAAGGCCTGGAACGATTGGCGCAGTCGTTCGCGCCACTGCTCGCGCGGGGCCGTCACGCGTTCGAGCGCCATCTCGGCGATCCGGTCCAGCAGCGCCTTCATCAGCGCATCCTTGTTGCGGAAGTGCCGATAGATGGACGTCGGGTCCGCATGCAGGGCCTTGCCGAGTTCCCGCACCGTCACCGATCCGGAACCCGGTTCCGAGGCGATCCGCAGGCCTGCCTCGATGATCAAGGCGGCATCGATGCGCGTCTTCGTGCCTGCCAGCTTCTTCACCGCGGCGCCCTGTGTCGGCATTTTTCCGGCTTCCTTCGTTCAATGATGTTTGTCCCGAGCATAACCTAATTCACGTTGTCAGCACTGTTGCCAGCAGTGTTGCCAACAGTGTTGACATAGAAGTTGCGCGTGATTAGGCTCACGTCCTAACGATGATGCATGTCACAGGACGATGAAAGTGGAAAAAATGGCGCACACGACCCCAGATGTGATCTATACCGGTGGCTGGATCTTCGCCCCCGGATCCGATGCCCCGGTGCGCCA
This genomic interval carries:
- the tmk gene encoding dTMP kinase; amino-acid sequence: MFPGRFIVFEGGDGAGKSTQARLLADFLRGAGREVLPTREPGGTEIGERLRSLVLDHGQGAVDARTEALIFAAARAAHVQQVIVPALEAGNIVISDRYVDSSIAYQGVGRGLGTGDVACINEWATGGLLPDLTVLLDVSATAGRARRTAGEAAEDRMESEPDDFHMRIRAAFAALAAAAPERYLVLDAGAPIAELATSIHARVAGL
- a CDS encoding trans-sulfuration enzyme family protein; this translates as MDSHERPDWAPDTLVVSAGRPPHTPDSPVNPPIVLSSTFRGTGTPGAGERVYGRFTNPTWDPLEQAIAQLECSELPALVYASGMAAVASAFSLLPAGGTLVVPRHAYNGSLALAADLATRYGIVVREAALEDTEATIALLDGADMIWLESPTNPMLEVADLPALIAAARAAGVLVVVDNTFATPLLQRPLTLGADVVVHSATKYMGGHSDVVLGAVVSSDEALHARLHGHRTLHGAIAGPFEAWLTLRGIRTMALRVERAEENATELARRLSRHPAIDAVRYPGLPTDPGYGRAKAQMDGFGSILAIEVAGGADRAEKLLEALELWTPATSLGGVESLAERRRRHPSEPVSVPENLIRLSVGIENIEDLWTDLAGALERSA
- a CDS encoding TetR/AcrR family transcriptional regulator; protein product: MPTQGAAVKKLAGTKTRIDAALIIEAGLRIASEPGSGSVTVRELGKALHADPTSIYRHFRNKDALMKALLDRIAEMALERVTAPREQWRERLRQSFQAFYDLYMEYPAIGEHAILLSTEGPAELDVVELTLECLSEAGLRGDDLVRHYAAISTYVLAYTSGIARSEAARASGPLEDTSAWFRRSLPMSPSTHPHVNALRDPLSMLDDADAYQMGIEALLDGVEATAQHLRATRTD